From a region of the Tachysurus fulvidraco isolate hzauxx_2018 chromosome 5, HZAU_PFXX_2.0, whole genome shotgun sequence genome:
- the LOC125141185 gene encoding endonuclease domain-containing 1 protein-like isoform X1, with protein sequence MKLLALVLLLSTFSSLTLMEVVMDFKNYCSEFFIQIITPTVFKGYQYKQICQRLNNLYTFATLYDMKNRIPVYSAYTFSGGDERDRKGVWKNEPQLENIPQREMREITNDEVDEFFHQAVNRDYKESGKYTKINYTRGHVFPYQYAADQNQADSTFTFTNIAPQTQHSNGEWANKVETPMKAEIQRVCSQENRIFAFIVTGVVPGNNWITIRRSAKKKKKYQQGVNIPSFYWTAFCCYINQTTIISKAYLAQQNEPNPRPPEITSVNILNRRLSSLYNQDFKVFGDMCLT encoded by the exons ATGAAGCTTCTCGCTCTGGTGCTCCTGCTCTCCACTTTCTCCTCACTGACCCTGATGGAGGTTGTGATGGATTTCAAAAATTATTGTTCTGAGTTCTTCATCCAAATCATCACCCCGACTGTTTTCAAAGGCTATCAGTATAAGCAGATTTGTCAGCGCCTGAACAACCTATACACATTTGCTACGCTGTATGACATGAAGAATAGGATCCCCGTCTACTCAGCCTACACCTTCTCAGGGGGAGATGAGAGGGATCGGAAAGGAGTGTGGAAAAATGAACCACAG CTGGAAAACATTCCACAGCGAGAAATGAGGGAGATCACCAATGATGAGGTGGATGAGTTTTTTCACCAGGCTGTGAACAGAGACTATAAAGAGAGTGGCAAATATACTAAAATTAATTATACTAGAGGTCATGTGTTTCCATATCAATATGCTGCTGATCAGAATCAGGCAGACTCCACCTTCACATTTACCAATATagcaccacaaacacaacacagcaatGGAGAATGGGCAAACAAAGTAGAGACACCGATGAAggcagagatacagagagtgtGCAGTCAAGAAAATAGAATCTTTGCTTTTATAGTGACTGGAGTAGTTCCAGGGAATAATTGGATAACCATAAGAagatctgcaaaaaaaaaaaaaaagtatcaacAAGGTGTTAACATTCCCAGTTTTTACTGGACTGCATTCTGTTGTTATATCAATCAGACCACAATAATTTCGAAAGCCTACCTCGCTCAGCAAAACGAAccgaaccccagacctcctgaAATAACGAGTGTTAATATCCTGAACAGACGCCTCAGCAGTCTGTATAATCAGGATTTCAAAGTATTTGGTGATATGTGTTTGACTTGA
- the LOC125141186 gene encoding endonuclease domain-containing 1 protein-like — MKILALVLLLSSFSSLTLMEVVKSFKDVCSDFFIHKENDIIIPTIFPGDQYKNICQRWKNKYRFATVYDTVRRIPVYSAYTFSGKEQKSRKREWKIEPQLEDITEMNVSPIEAGKIYNQAVDSDYPNIKFTRGHLFPYQFTANQDQADSTFTLTNAAPQALDSNQKWAKQVETPIRKEIKQGCQVDQNHLVYIVTGVVPGKNWIPITRDGKEYNEGVNIPSHFWSAYCCTSNKGQLVARAFIAEQENFKVKHSKIQDLNTELTDLYKSAFSVFPGLDLK; from the exons ATGAAGATCCTCGCTCTGGTGCTCctgctctcctctttctcctcactGACCCTGATGGAGGTTGTTAAATCTTTTAAGGATGTATGTAGTGACTTCTTCATCCACAAagaaaatgacatcatcatcccCACTATCTTCCCTGGAGATCAGTATAAGAATATTTGCCAGCGCTGGAAAAACAAATACAGGTTTGCCACCGTGTACGACACTGTGAGGAGGATCCCTGTTTACTCGGCCTACACATTCTCAGGGAAAGAACAGAAGAGCCGCAAAAGAGAGTGGAAAATTGAACCACAG CTGGAAGATATTACAGAGATGAATGTATCCCCGATTGAAGCAGGAAAGATATATAACCAGGCCGTGGACTCTGATTATCCAAATATAAAGTTTACTAGAGGTCACTTGTTTCCATACCAGTTTACTGCTAATCAGGATCAAGCAGATTCCACGTTTACTTTAACCAACGCAGCTCCACAAGCACTAGACAGCAACCAAAAATGGGCTAAACAGGTGGAGACCCCGATACGTAAAGAGATAAAACAGGGCTGCCAAGTCGACCAAAATCACCTGGTGTACATTGTGACCGGAGTCGTCCCAGGGAAGAACTGGATACCCATAACAAGAGACGGAAAAGAATATAATGAAGGAGTTAACATTCCCAGTCATTTTTGGAGTGCTTATTGTTGCACCAGTAACAAAGGACAACTCGTAGCGAGGGCCTTCATCGCTGAGCAGGAGAACTTTAAAGTCAAACACTCCAAGATTCAGGACCTGAATACTGAGCTCACTGATCTGTATAAATCAGCTTTCAGTGTGTTTCCAGGATTAGACTTAAAGTAA
- the LOC125141185 gene encoding uncharacterized protein LOC125141185 isoform X2 — protein sequence MKLLALVLLLSSFSSLTVMEVVHSFKDVCSDFFIHKENDIIIPTVFPGDQCKTICQRWKNKYRFATVYDTVRRILVYSAYTFSGREQKSRSNEWKIEPQQLLEDTCFHISLLLIRIKQIPPSLYLTQLHKQRTATKNGLHRWRSRYIKR from the exons ATGAAGCTCCTTGCTCTGGTGCTCctgctctcctctttctcctcactGACCGTGATGGAGGTTGTTCATTCTTTTAAGGATGTATGTAGTGACTTCTTCATCCACAAagaaaatgacatcatcatcccCACAGTCTTCCCTGGAGATCAGTGTAAGACGATTTGCCAGCGCTGGAAAAACAAATACAGGTTTGCCACCGTGTACGACACTGTGAGGAGGATCCTTGTTTACTCGGCCTACACATTCTCAGGGAGAGAACAGAAGAGCCGCAGCAATGAGTGGAAAATTGAACCTCAG CAATTACTAGAGGACACGTGTTTCCATATCAGTTTGCTGCTGATCAGGATCAAGCAGATTCCACCTTCACTTTATCTAACACAGCTCCACAAACAGAGGACAGCAACCAAAAATGGGCTACACAGGTGGAGAAGCCGATACATAAAGAGATAA
- the LOC125141183 gene encoding dual specificity protein kinase Ttk-like, translating into MAMKNLKSGKIQLLSETKEKFADSAVAFSDGGNKEEENPLRMSTKKAQPKPYTMESLSEWKAPANVNRQASPEENKHAVDLIPTPRPLQSLRTPSASAVSVSSRINQISFCQTPNHKDYHANSFVTPVVKQRPAIASVSSQRVGHIQLPCTPQSQMSFFQQTQQGPMGTISNESITIKGRQFFILKMIGRGGSSKVYQVLDEKKHLYAVKYVNLEEADAQTVESYKNEIEHLNHLQQYSDQIIKLYDYEITDSYIYMLMECGNLDLNTWLRNRKTVNSLERKFYWRNMLEAVQTIHKHGIVHSDLKPANFVIVNASLKLIDFGIANHIQPDMTSVMKDSQVGTLNYMPPEAIKDTSSKGGKPRSKISPKGDVWSLGCILYCMTYGKTPFQNITNQIAKIHAIIDPSHEIDFPDIPEKDLVDVLKRCLVRNPKERISIAELLDHPYLQLQPQRLPEPVEPCNNDLKRILNELAALQSPNSIARAASNLAKMCNSGKKLDVSECVRSSSQTLWK; encoded by the exons ATGGCAATGAAGAATTTAAAATCTGGAAAAATCCAACTTCTGTCTGAAACTAAAGAGAAATTTGCAG ATTCAGCAGTTGCTTTCAGTGATGGTGGAaataaggaggaggagaatCCACTGAGAATGTCCACTAAAAAAGCACAGCCTAAACCATACACTATGGAGAGTTTATCTGAATGGAAGGCTCCTGCAAATGTCAACAGACAGGCTTCTCCAGAG GAAAATAAGCATGCTGTAGATCTTATTCCTACTCCACGTCCTCTTCAGTCACTCAGAACTCCCTCTGCCTCGGCTGTCTCAGTTTCTTCCAGGATAAATCAAATTAGTTTCTGCCAGACACCAAACCACAAAGACTATCATGCAAACAG TTTTGTTACGCCTGTAGTGAAACAGCGACCAGCTATTGCGTCTGTTTCATCTCAGAGGGTCGGCCATATTCAATTACCCTGCACCCCACAGAGTCAGATGTCATTTTTCCAGCAGACCCAACAA GGTCCTATGGGTACTATCTCTAATGAATCCATCACCATTAAAGGCAGACAGTTCTTCATTTTAAAGATGATCGGCAGAGGTGGTTCCAGTAAG GTGTACCAGGTTCTGGATGAAAAGAAACATCTGTATGCTGTAAAATATGTGAACCTCGAGGAAGCAGATGCCCAGACAGTTGAAAGTTACAAGAATGAGATCGAGCACCTGAACCACCTCCAGCAGTACAGTGACCAGATTATCAAACTGTATGACTA TGAGATCACAGACAGCTACATCTATATGTTAATGGAGTGTGGAAACCTGGACCTCAACACATGGCTTCGCAACCGCAAGACTGTCAACTCACTGGAAAGAAAGTTCTACTGGAGGAACATGCTTGAAGCAGTGCAGACTATCCATAAGCATG GAATTGTACACAGTGACCTAAAGCCAGCTAATTTCGTCATTGTCAATGCCTCACTGAAGCTCATTGACTTTGGCATAGCAAACCACATTCAGCCAGACATGACAAGTGTTATGAAGGACTCGCAG GTGGGGACACTAAACTACATGCCACCAGAGGCTATTAAAGACACATCATCTAAAGGTGGAAAACCAAGGTCAAAG ATTAGTCCAAAGGGAGATGTCTGGTCACTTGGATGTATACTGTATTGTATGACCTATGGAAAAACCCCTTTCCAAAACATCACCAACCAAATCGCCAAGATCCATGCTATTATTGATCCATCCCATGAGATTGACTTTCCAGACATTCCTGAGAAGGATCTAGTAGACGTACTGAAG CGATGCTTGGTGCGAAATCCCAAAGAGCGTATCTCGATTGCAGAACTGCTTGATCACCCATACTTACAACTGCAACCTCAGAGACTGCCCGAGCCAG TGGAACCATGCAACAATGACCTAAAAAGAATTCTGAATGAGTTGGCTGCTTTACAATCCCCAAACAGCATCGCAAGAGCTGCTAGT AACCTAGCAAAGATGTGCAACAGCGGGAAGAAGCTGGACGTTTCCGAGTGTGTCCGGAGCTCCAGTCAGACTTTGTGGAAGTGA